The following proteins come from a genomic window of Sardina pilchardus chromosome 13, fSarPil1.1, whole genome shotgun sequence:
- the LOC134099788 gene encoding P2Y purinoceptor 2-like isoform X3, whose amino-acid sequence MGDFFNSTYAPNESLSPYRCQFDEDFKYILLPVSYGLVFVVGLVLNVVTLYVILFRTRSWKSSTIYMFNLTVCDTLYILTLPFLVYYYADENDWPFGEALCKLIRFLFYANLYGSILFLCCISLHRFLGICYPVHSLGWVSTRRARLVSACVWLVVFVFQAPVLYFSRTDDDGTGVDRTCYDTTSEELFDDFMVYTTAVSVLLFALPFMVLMVCYGLMVRKLLEPTQVGAGMSHAKQKSVKMIIIVLAVFMLCFLPFFLTRSLYYSFRYLDEQISCSQLEASSIAYKVTRPLASANSCLDPVLYFMAGQGFRRKITRRTKSRTPQKVKTLSTPL is encoded by the coding sequence ATGGGCGACTTCTTCAACAGCACGTACGCCCCCAACGAGAGCCTCAGCCCTTACCGCTGCCAGTTCGACGAGGACTTCAAGTACATCCTGCTGCCGGTCAGCTACGGCCTGGTGTTCGTGGTGGGCCTGGTCCTGAACGTCGTCACCCTCTACGTCATCCTGTTCCGCACGCGCAGCTGGAAGTCCAGCACCATCTACATGTTCAACCTGACGGTGTGCGACACGCTCTACATCCTCACGCTGCCCTTCCTCGTCTACTACTACGCCGACGAGAACGACTGGCCGTTCGGCGAGGCCCTGTGCAAGCTGATCCGCTTCCTCTTCTACGCCAACCTCTACGGCagcatcctcttcctctgctgcaTCAGCCTGCACCGCTTCCTGGGCATCTGCTACCCGGTCCACTCCCTGGGTTGGGTCAGCACGCGACGGGCCCGCCTGGTGTCCGCCTGCGTCTGGCTCGTGGTGTTCGTCTTCCAGGCGCCCGTGCTCTACTTCTCGCGCACCGACGACGACGGCACCGGCGTGGACCGCACGTGCTACGACACCACCAGCGAGGAGCTCTTCGACGACTTCATGGTGTACACCACGGCCGTGTCGGTGCTGCTCTTCGCGCTGCCCTTCATGGTGCTCATGGTGTGCTACGGCCTCATGGTGCGCAAGCTGCTGGAGCCCACGCAGGTGGGCGCGGGCATGTCGCACGCCAAGCAGAAGTCGGTGAAGATGATCATCATCGTGCTGGCCGTCTTCATGCTCTGCTTCCTGCCCTTCTTCCTGACGCGCAGCCTCTACTACAGCTTCCGCTACCTGGACGAGCAGATCAGCTGCAGCCAGCTGGAGGCCTCCAGCATCGCCTACAAGGTGACCCGGCCGCTGGCCAGCGCCAACAGCTGCCTGGACCCCGTCCTGTACTTCATGGCCGGCCAGGGCTTCCGTAGGAAAATCACCAGACGGACTAAATCCAGAACTCCGCAGAAGGTCAAGACCCTGTCCACGCCGCTGTGA
- the LOC134099788 gene encoding P2Y purinoceptor 2-like isoform X2 encodes MPSGLGKTVWKRRGNAGSGFATFQGPSQTKMGDFFNSTYAPNESLSPYRCQFDEDFKYILLPVSYGLVFVVGLVLNVVTLYVILFRTRSWKSSTIYMFNLTVCDTLYILTLPFLVYYYADENDWPFGEALCKLIRFLFYANLYGSILFLCCISLHRFLGICYPVHSLGWVSTRRARLVSACVWLVVFVFQAPVLYFSRTDDDGTGVDRTCYDTTSEELFDDFMVYTTAVSVLLFALPFMVLMVCYGLMVRKLLEPTQVGAGMSHAKQKSVKMIIIVLAVFMLCFLPFFLTRSLYYSFRYLDEQISCSQLEASSIAYKVTRPLASANSCLDPVLYFMAGQGFRRKITRRTKSRTPQKVKTLSTPL; translated from the exons ATGCCCTCGGGGCTTGGAAAAACTGTTTGGAAAAGGAGAGGCAACGCAGGGTCTGGTTTTGCAACTTTTCAAG GACCCTCTCAGACCAAAATGGGCGACTTCTTCAACAGCACGTACGCCCCCAACGAGAGCCTCAGCCCTTACCGCTGCCAGTTCGACGAGGACTTCAAGTACATCCTGCTGCCGGTCAGCTACGGCCTGGTGTTCGTGGTGGGCCTGGTCCTGAACGTCGTCACCCTCTACGTCATCCTGTTCCGCACGCGCAGCTGGAAGTCCAGCACCATCTACATGTTCAACCTGACGGTGTGCGACACGCTCTACATCCTCACGCTGCCCTTCCTCGTCTACTACTACGCCGACGAGAACGACTGGCCGTTCGGCGAGGCCCTGTGCAAGCTGATCCGCTTCCTCTTCTACGCCAACCTCTACGGCagcatcctcttcctctgctgcaTCAGCCTGCACCGCTTCCTGGGCATCTGCTACCCGGTCCACTCCCTGGGTTGGGTCAGCACGCGACGGGCCCGCCTGGTGTCCGCCTGCGTCTGGCTCGTGGTGTTCGTCTTCCAGGCGCCCGTGCTCTACTTCTCGCGCACCGACGACGACGGCACCGGCGTGGACCGCACGTGCTACGACACCACCAGCGAGGAGCTCTTCGACGACTTCATGGTGTACACCACGGCCGTGTCGGTGCTGCTCTTCGCGCTGCCCTTCATGGTGCTCATGGTGTGCTACGGCCTCATGGTGCGCAAGCTGCTGGAGCCCACGCAGGTGGGCGCGGGCATGTCGCACGCCAAGCAGAAGTCGGTGAAGATGATCATCATCGTGCTGGCCGTCTTCATGCTCTGCTTCCTGCCCTTCTTCCTGACGCGCAGCCTCTACTACAGCTTCCGCTACCTGGACGAGCAGATCAGCTGCAGCCAGCTGGAGGCCTCCAGCATCGCCTACAAGGTGACCCGGCCGCTGGCCAGCGCCAACAGCTGCCTGGACCCCGTCCTGTACTTCATGGCCGGCCAGGGCTTCCGTAGGAAAATCACCAGACGGACTAAATCCAGAACTCCGCAGAAGGTCAAGACCCTGTCCACGCCGCTGTGA
- the LOC134099788 gene encoding P2Y purinoceptor 2-like isoform X1 codes for MEDVCFQSDPASVKYSLQFTLFVLSGSASSMRRLASGPSQTKMGDFFNSTYAPNESLSPYRCQFDEDFKYILLPVSYGLVFVVGLVLNVVTLYVILFRTRSWKSSTIYMFNLTVCDTLYILTLPFLVYYYADENDWPFGEALCKLIRFLFYANLYGSILFLCCISLHRFLGICYPVHSLGWVSTRRARLVSACVWLVVFVFQAPVLYFSRTDDDGTGVDRTCYDTTSEELFDDFMVYTTAVSVLLFALPFMVLMVCYGLMVRKLLEPTQVGAGMSHAKQKSVKMIIIVLAVFMLCFLPFFLTRSLYYSFRYLDEQISCSQLEASSIAYKVTRPLASANSCLDPVLYFMAGQGFRRKITRRTKSRTPQKVKTLSTPL; via the exons ATGGAAGATGTCTGCTTCCAGTCAGATCCTGCTTCTGTGAAGTATTCGCTTCAATTTACTCTGTTTGTTCTGTCTGGGAGTGCCTCCTCTATGCGGCGTTTAGCATCAG GACCCTCTCAGACCAAAATGGGCGACTTCTTCAACAGCACGTACGCCCCCAACGAGAGCCTCAGCCCTTACCGCTGCCAGTTCGACGAGGACTTCAAGTACATCCTGCTGCCGGTCAGCTACGGCCTGGTGTTCGTGGTGGGCCTGGTCCTGAACGTCGTCACCCTCTACGTCATCCTGTTCCGCACGCGCAGCTGGAAGTCCAGCACCATCTACATGTTCAACCTGACGGTGTGCGACACGCTCTACATCCTCACGCTGCCCTTCCTCGTCTACTACTACGCCGACGAGAACGACTGGCCGTTCGGCGAGGCCCTGTGCAAGCTGATCCGCTTCCTCTTCTACGCCAACCTCTACGGCagcatcctcttcctctgctgcaTCAGCCTGCACCGCTTCCTGGGCATCTGCTACCCGGTCCACTCCCTGGGTTGGGTCAGCACGCGACGGGCCCGCCTGGTGTCCGCCTGCGTCTGGCTCGTGGTGTTCGTCTTCCAGGCGCCCGTGCTCTACTTCTCGCGCACCGACGACGACGGCACCGGCGTGGACCGCACGTGCTACGACACCACCAGCGAGGAGCTCTTCGACGACTTCATGGTGTACACCACGGCCGTGTCGGTGCTGCTCTTCGCGCTGCCCTTCATGGTGCTCATGGTGTGCTACGGCCTCATGGTGCGCAAGCTGCTGGAGCCCACGCAGGTGGGCGCGGGCATGTCGCACGCCAAGCAGAAGTCGGTGAAGATGATCATCATCGTGCTGGCCGTCTTCATGCTCTGCTTCCTGCCCTTCTTCCTGACGCGCAGCCTCTACTACAGCTTCCGCTACCTGGACGAGCAGATCAGCTGCAGCCAGCTGGAGGCCTCCAGCATCGCCTACAAGGTGACCCGGCCGCTGGCCAGCGCCAACAGCTGCCTGGACCCCGTCCTGTACTTCATGGCCGGCCAGGGCTTCCGTAGGAAAATCACCAGACGGACTAAATCCAGAACTCCGCAGAAGGTCAAGACCCTGTCCACGCCGCTGTGA